Proteins found in one Megalobrama amblycephala isolate DHTTF-2021 linkage group LG5, ASM1881202v1, whole genome shotgun sequence genomic segment:
- the LOC125268182 gene encoding uncharacterized protein LOC125268182 produces MALAVIEKNTRKWHEIQRALTQGICGERERRSIENCERNLGRIEHLLSPDTNNELKSSLAQLKTLIDANFHAGEDRRFSVRRISSGRRGRPAIDVTREHIEFLLKQGHTISKTAEILGCSSSFLYKKSKLLGIPVRSMLSAIDDGELEQHVRQLQSQYPNSGNEMIRALLRAQGVLVTRSRVREMLTRVNPTAAARRWSQTVARRVYHVPYPNSLWHIDGNMRLIRWGFVIHGAIDGYSRLITYLNCSTDNRATTVLSQFFESNMPLCPTIKKDSEVLNPDDDVHRLSLHIVYLPEIQKRLEQFRQAWNLHPLRTENNRTPTQLWTEGMLKNIATDSTAVNNVFGENPYSDQNIDAILAQYGIQTLPTLDEEEFPAVNVEPPQLILTQQQQTSYLLADNIRFVPFYSHCYNS; encoded by the exons ATGGCGTTGGCTGTAATCGAAAAAAACACTAGAAAATGGCATGAAATTCAACGAGCCCTCACACAGGGGATTTGTGGAGAGAGAGAACGTCGTTCTATTGAAAACTGTGAAAGAAATCTCGGAAGAATTGAGCATTTGCTATCACCAGACACAAACAATGAACTCAAAAGCAGTTTGGCTCAACTGAAAACTCTAATAGACGCAAATTTCCATGCTGGGGAAGACAGACGTTTCTCTGTCAGGCGCATTAGTTCAG gGAGAAGAGGCCGACCAGCCATTGATGTTACCAGAGAACACATTGAATTTCTGCTGAAGCAAGGCCATACAATTTCAAAAACTGCTGAAATACTGGGATGCTCCTCATCATTTCTGTACAAGAAGTCAAAGTTGTTGGGTATACCTGTTAGAAGTATGCTGTCCGCAATAGATGATGGTGAACTAGAACAACATGTGAGGCAACTTCAGAGCCAATATCCTAATTCTGGAAATGAG ATGATAAGAGCCCTGTTGCGTGCACAGGGTGTGCTTGTTACACGGTCCAGGGTGCGTGAGATGTTGACACGGGTCAATCCTACTGCTGCTGCAAGGAGATGGAGCCAGACAGTTGCAAGACGTGTTTATCATGTACCTTACCCCAATAGCTTGTGGCACATTGATGGGAACATGCGTCTCATAAG ATGGGGTTTTGTGATTCATGGTGCAATTGATGGATACTCCCGTCTGATTACTTACCTCAACTGCAGCACAGACAATCGTGCCACAACAGTCCTTTCTCAGTTTTTTGAAAGCAACATGCCTCTATGCCCTACCATCAAGA AGGATTCAGAGGTTCTAAACCCAGATGATGATGTCCACAGACTTTCACTGCATATTGTTTATCTTCCTGAGATTCAAAAAAGACTGGAGCAGTTTAGACAGGCCTGGAACCTCCATCCGTTGCGAACAGAAAATAATCGCACACCAACTCAACTCTGGACAGAGGGCATGCTCAAAAACATTGCAACAGACAGCACAGCTGTCAACAATGTGTTTGGGGAAAATCCCTACAGTGACCAAAACATTGATGCCATCCTAGCGCAGTATGGAATTCAAACACTGCCTACACTTGATGAGGAAGAGTTCCCAGCTGTTAATGTAGAGCCACCTCAACTCATCCTCACTCAGCAACAACAGACATCT tactTGTTGGCTGACAATATTCGTTTTGTTCCTTTCTACTCCCATTGTTATAATTCGTAG
- the LOC125268185 gene encoding cell wall protein DAN4-like, with protein MDYGIKASSTLYVLWFSNKDVQEILSDQQNDGAYALHHTSHGQSSLSETSTQPSLSVPSFQPPLSEPSTRSLLSETSTQPSLSVPSFQPLLSEPSTQPSLSVPSFQPPLSEPSTRSPLSETSTQPSLSVPSFQPLLSEPSTRSLLSEPSTRSLLSEPSTRSLLSETSTQPSLSVPSFQPPAV; from the exons ATGGATTATGGCATAAAAGCATCCTCAACTCTATATGTGCTTTGGTTTTCAAATAAGGATGTACAG GAAATTCTCTCAGATCAACAAAATGATGGAGCTTATGCCCTACACCATACATCTCATGGTCAGTCATCACTGTCTGAGACCTCCACCCAGCCAAGTCTCTCTGTGCCCTCTTTCCAGCCACCGCTGTCTGAGCCCTCAACCCGCTCACTGCTGTCTGAGACCTCCACCCAGCCAAGTCTCTCTGTGCCCTCTTTCCAGCCACTGCTGTCTGAGCCCTCCACCCAGCCAAGTCTCTCTGTGCCCTCTTTCCAGCCACCGCTGTCTGAGCCCTCCACCCGCTCACCACTGTCTGAGACCTCCACCCAGCCAAGTCTCTCTGTGCCCTCTTTCCAGCCACTGCTGTCTGAGCCCTCCACCCGCTCACTGCTGTCTGAGCCCTCCACCCGCTCACTGCTGTCTGAGCCCTCCACCCGCTCACTGCTGTCTGAGACCTCCACCCAGCCAAGTCTCTCTGTGCCCTCTTTCCAGCCACCTGCTGTCTGA
- the LOC125268184 gene encoding G2/M phase-specific E3 ubiquitin-protein ligase-like: protein MVSKVDGSFCPTSNQINVCRDNVLLCSVRAFKRRFFNPEAKLDVVFVDEDDNGEGAVDEGGPTREYLRLLMRAVHQSNIFEGHEKDRQLSLDTQALQTKLYMWVAKMIAVCVVHGGVGPHFFSERLFHQICGIPTRPATVDEVGDHTFREQLIKIQEATTVREANGAIAEAADSLSIIGALRHVSSLEEKDSLVQSAADFFVNGRLATALDQFVEGLKTLGLLEELRKNPAVFYNMFVSEEIPLQAKDLCTLFDVDFSAQGSNRRARENMTICFWRDWLIDIEEGECSPVTLEKVLEFTSGASTSASTGISTPSTNSVPS from the exons ATGGTCAGCAAAGTTGATGGAAGCTTCTGTCCAACAAGCAACCAAATAAATGTGTGCAGGGATAATGTTTTACTGTGTAGCGTGCGGGCATTCAAGCGTAGGTTCTTCAACCCTGAAGCAAAATTGGATGTTGTCTTTGTGGATGAAGATGACAATGGTGAAGGAGCAGTTGACGAAGGCGGCCCAACAAGAGAGTACCTAAGGCTGTTGATGAGGGCTGTCCACCAGTCAAATATCTTTGAGGGACATGAGAAAGACCGACAGTTGTCTCTTGATACTCAAG cTTTGCAGACTAAACTTTACATGTGGGTGGCAAAAATGATTGCTGTGTGTGTGGTCCATGGAGGAGTCGGTCCACATTTCTTTTCCGAAAGGCTTTTCCATCAAATCTGTGGGATACCAACACGCCCGGCCACGGTGGATGAAGTTGGTGACCATACTTTCAGGGaacaattaataaaa ATACAGGAAGCAACAACGGTCCGAGAGGCGAACGGTGCAATTGCAGAGGCAGCAGATAGTCTCAGCATTATAGGTGCCTTAAGACATGTGTCCAGCCTGGAGGAGAAGGACTCCCTTGTCCAGTCAGCTGCAGACTTCTTTGTCAATGGAAGATTGGCGACTGCCCTGGACCA GTTTGTTGAGGGGTTAAAAACCCTTGGTTTACTGGAGGAGCTGAGGAAGAATCCAGCAGTGTTCTACAACATGTTTGTCAGTGAGGAGATTCCACTACAGGCGAAGGACCTATGCACTTTATTTGACGTGGACTTCTCTGCGCAAGGCAGCAACAGGAGAGCACGAGAAAACATGACAATATGCTTTTGGCGTGACTGGTTAATTGATATTGAAG AAGGAGAATGCAGTCCAGTCACCCTAGAGAAGGTATTGGAGTTTACATCTGGAGCTTCAACAAGTGCCTCCACTGGGATTTCCACACCGTCCACAAATTCAGTTCCTTCATGA